The Syntrophorhabdaceae bacterium sequence ATGAGTATAGTGAAAGCAGCTTACAATGCAATAGAGCAGGTAGTCGGGGCTAAATATATCTCCGAAGATCCGGCACTGTGTGAAGGCTACCGCTCAGGGCCCGGAGGCTACGAGAGCGGTCTCGGATATGAGCGGGTCATGACCACCATTCCTCACGCGGTGGCATTACCGAAGACAACCGAAGATGTACAGAAAATCGTAAAGATATGCAACCGGTATAAAGTTCCTTACGTACCGTACGCGACAGGTTTCTATGGCCCCCGTTCACACTGCCATGTCGAAAACGAGCTTCTTATCGACCTGAAGAGACTCAATGACTTCGAAATCGACGAGAAACATTTCTGCATCAATGTCGGCGCAGGCGTGATCTACTCCCCGATCCAGCAGGAGTGCCTTAACAAAGGCGCTTATGTAGTTATCGGCGGCGGCGGCGCGCAGGCATCGGCGATCGCCAACCTGCTGGGCGACGGTTGGTCCCCTCTGAGCCACAGGATCGGCCTTCCCCACAGGCGTATTCTCGGAACTGAGCTCGTTCTGCCTGACGGCGAGCTGGTCAAGATGGGTTCCCTGGCGAACGGTGACGACCCCTTCTGGGGCGACGGACCGGGACCGGACCTGAGGGCGATACTCAGGGGTTTCACGGGAGTCCGCGGCTGTCTCGGTATCGTGACGAAGATGGCAATAAAGACCCTGCCCTTCCAGCCGGAGCCGCTCGTTCCCACGGGGATCTCTCCCAATACGGGACTTGCGCTGCCCACCAACCGCGTGAAATGGATCAACTATCAGGTGCCGAGCAAGGCAGACCAGGTAAAGGCCATGTTCGAGGTGGGAAAGGCAGAGATTGCCGGCGCCATCACGAAGGTGCCTCTCTTCTGGCGCGCTATCAACAAGGCGGAGTGCAAGGAAGAGTTCTGGCAGTTGTGGGGCAAGGAGAACGAGGATACGATCAAGAATTTCTTCATCGTCCGCGTCCTTCTTATCGGCTACACCTCGGAAGAGCAGATGCAGTATGACGAAAACGTATTGAATGACATCATGGCCGAATGCGGCGCAGTACCCAGAGCAACGAGACCCCTCGATGAGTCGTGGATCAAGAATGCCGACTCCGCGGGTATGTGGCTCATGTGCGGTTCCTACGTGTCGGTCGATTATATTATCGAGTCTCTCTCTCAGGCGACGACTCATGGCGAAAGCTATGCGGAGACCAAGAAGAGATATACTCCGCCCCTTATGCCCGATTACGGCGATCCGGGCTGGTTCCAGAGCTTCGAGTGCGGCCACCAGGGATACTCGGAATTTCTCGTCTACTGGGATCAGGATGAGGACACCAACGGCGTCGACCAGTTCTATCTCGAAACCTCTAAGATGAACATCAGGGAGCGGTTCTATACCTCCCTGCTCGGACCTCACCAGCCCATGTACCTCACGGGCCCGATGTACGGACCGAATTACCACCAGTGGATGCTCAAAATAAAGGACGAATTCGATCCTCTGTGGGTATGCCATCCGCCGGTACCTCTGGCGCATGACGAGTTTGTGGACCGCGCCGAGTGGATGAAACCCATGAAGGACTGGGAAGCCCCGAAAGAGCTCCCCATGCCCAAGTGGTAGGAAGTTGCTGAGAAAGATATCGGCATGAGCCGGTAGAGCACCTTACGTTCTGAGACTGGGCAGGCTTCTCATCAATGGGCCTGTCCAGTTTTCTTGAGCGTCAGACCGCCGCGAGAGTACTGTTCATAATTATGAACAGAAAGTTATGGAAAGGGATTACAAAATTACTTGATATACGGATAAAACATATTGTATACTCAAAATGCCGGGTGAATTCGGGTGCCTAATATAACAACGGAAACAGCGGCGGAAGACAAGCCGATATTATAAATTGGGTTCAAATTAGACACAATAAAGTATGCGTTTGAAGGAGGTGACAAGATGACAAAAGTTTCAACTGCCTGCCCATTTTCAAGCCGGTCGTGCCGTGAGTGCCCGATCTATATCGGCAGGCACTCACAGCTTTGTATTGCAGCGCGATATCAGAACGGAGTGAAGCCGAAGCCCACGTATGGGTGTACCCATCTGAAATTCGAGTTTCCTTCGGAACTCGTGTACAGCGAGAAACGATGCACAAACCTTGAAGACAGAGATGAAAACCTCAATGAAGCAAAGATAGTATGGAAAGGCGAAAAAACGTGACCTACAGGTATTAGTCCCCGGACATTCCGGTTTGCCCGTTCGGACTATTCAAAAATGACGAAGTACAGCTGAGGACAGCGAAAGTCTTATGGAAAGGAGATAAGCATGATACATGATTTTACGTACCTTAAACCCGGCACGGTTCAGGAAGCCCTGGCCATGCTCACCGACCACGTGGATGACTGTAAGATTATCTGCGGCGGCCAGTCACTTCTTATCGTCATGCGGCAGGGCCTTATCGTAGTGAACTACCTGATCGACATCAAGGGATTGAAAGAACTTGATTACATCAAGTACGACGACAAAGAGGGCCTCAAAATTGGCGCAACGACGACCCACAGATCCATCGAATTCTCAAAACTGCTGAAAGAGAAGTACCCGATCCTGCCAAAAATGGAAGAAAGGCTCGCCTCTACGCAGACCCGTAACTGGGGAACAATCGGCGGCAACCTTGCTCACGCCGATGCGGCCGGCGACCCGGCTCCCGTTCTCATTACTCTTGGCGCAAAAGTAAAGGTAGCATCCAAGAAGGGCGAGAAGGTTTATGATCTCGGAGAGTTCTACACCGACCTGTTCGAATCAGCCATGGAACATGACGAAATGATCGTCGAAATCCAGGTTCCTCCTATGGCCCCGAAGACCGGCTGCGCATACAAGAAGTTCAACCTCCTCCAGAACGACATGGGCGTTGTGGGTGTGGCTGCGAAAGTGACGGTCGATGCAAGCGGAACCATCACTGACGCAAGAATCGTTCTCGGTAACGCAGGCGTGACCCCGATCCGTGCGACAAGCGCAGAGAAGGTTCTCATCGGAAAGAAACCCGATGACGCAATTTTTGCAGCGGCCGGAGAAGCAGCAGGCGCCGATGCAGACCCTGTGTCCGATATCCACGCGTCCGACGACTTCAGGCGCCACCTGATCAAAGTCCTGTCTAAGCGCATGGCAAAGCAGGCCTGGGAACAGGCAGTGAAATAAGGGTAGGGAGGCATAGACGATATGGAAAAATATGAGATAAAGTTATCAGTCAATAAAGTGGAATATGAGATTTACATCAACCCCAAGACTCTTCTCGTCGAGGCTATCAGGGATTTCATAGGCCTTACGGGAACGAAGAGGGGTTGTGAGACGGTCTCCTGCGGCGCATGCACCGTGCTGGTAGACGGCGCTGCGGTCAAGGGATGCTCAGTGCTTGCCATGCAGTGCATAGGCAAGGAGATCACCACGTCCGAGGGTCTCGAGACGAACGGCAAGCTGGCTCCGATCCAGAAGGCCTTTCTCGACGAGGGCTCCTATCAGTGCGGTTTCTGCACATCCGGTATGCTCATGGCAACTACCGGGCTGTTGAACGAGACCAAGAACCCTTCACCCGACGAAATCAAAGAAGCTATTGAAGGAAATATC is a genomic window containing:
- a CDS encoding xanthine dehydrogenase family protein subunit M; this encodes MIHDFTYLKPGTVQEALAMLTDHVDDCKIICGGQSLLIVMRQGLIVVNYLIDIKGLKELDYIKYDDKEGLKIGATTTHRSIEFSKLLKEKYPILPKMEERLASTQTRNWGTIGGNLAHADAAGDPAPVLITLGAKVKVASKKGEKVYDLGEFYTDLFESAMEHDEMIVEIQVPPMAPKTGCAYKKFNLLQNDMGVVGVAAKVTVDASGTITDARIVLGNAGVTPIRATSAEKVLIGKKPDDAIFAAAGEAAGADADPVSDIHASDDFRRHLIKVLSKRMAKQAWEQAVK
- a CDS encoding FAD-binding oxidoreductase; its protein translation is MSIVKAAYNAIEQVVGAKYISEDPALCEGYRSGPGGYESGLGYERVMTTIPHAVALPKTTEDVQKIVKICNRYKVPYVPYATGFYGPRSHCHVENELLIDLKRLNDFEIDEKHFCINVGAGVIYSPIQQECLNKGAYVVIGGGGAQASAIANLLGDGWSPLSHRIGLPHRRILGTELVLPDGELVKMGSLANGDDPFWGDGPGPDLRAILRGFTGVRGCLGIVTKMAIKTLPFQPEPLVPTGISPNTGLALPTNRVKWINYQVPSKADQVKAMFEVGKAEIAGAITKVPLFWRAINKAECKEEFWQLWGKENEDTIKNFFIVRVLLIGYTSEEQMQYDENVLNDIMAECGAVPRATRPLDESWIKNADSAGMWLMCGSYVSVDYIIESLSQATTHGESYAETKKRYTPPLMPDYGDPGWFQSFECGHQGYSEFLVYWDQDEDTNGVDQFYLETSKMNIRERFYTSLLGPHQPMYLTGPMYGPNYHQWMLKIKDEFDPLWVCHPPVPLAHDEFVDRAEWMKPMKDWEAPKELPMPKW
- a CDS encoding (2Fe-2S)-binding protein — its product is MEKYEIKLSVNKVEYEIYINPKTLLVEAIRDFIGLTGTKRGCETVSCGACTVLVDGAAVKGCSVLAMQCIGKEITTSEGLETNGKLAPIQKAFLDEGSYQCGFCTSGMLMATTGLLNETKNPSPDEIKEAIEGNICRCTGYNSIVRAVERVAKGMYKEDSL